In Flavobacterium sp. N1736, the following are encoded in one genomic region:
- a CDS encoding sialate O-acetylesterase, giving the protein MKNNIFKFVFFLLISGTMMANVTLPNIFGDNMVLQRNAEVKIWGWANPKEEIKLTSSWNNQEYKVVANNQAQWELHIKTPEAGGPFTISIKGYNEVVLKNILIGEVWVCAGQSNMEMSASWGIDNGEEEMKNATNANIRFFTVPKLTAVTPQNNLSGNWTESTPETMKYFSAIGYFFAKRLQQDLKNIPIGLISSNWGGTPAEIWMPEEVVQNDPVLLENAKKLNEQEYGPRQPGRAYNAMIYPITGFKIAGTLWYQGESNVGSLVYDKTLSALIASWRKAWQDEFPFYFVQIAPYKTGSNNFSNVIVRDSQRKILKEIPKTGMVLTSDISDTIDIHPKNKKDVGIRLANLALADTYPEVSGLNSNLVNGPLYRDFKVDKNKIIVSFDYAEGLYFKNKTSNQFELSGADGVFYPAEASIKNNQVILVSKKVTTPVKVRFAWGNTIQSDLFNKANLPASCFITE; this is encoded by the coding sequence ATGAAAAATAATATATTTAAGTTTGTTTTCTTTCTATTGATTTCCGGTACTATGATGGCAAACGTAACACTTCCGAATATTTTTGGCGATAATATGGTTTTGCAGCGCAATGCCGAAGTAAAAATTTGGGGTTGGGCAAATCCGAAAGAAGAAATCAAATTAACTTCAAGCTGGAACAATCAGGAATATAAAGTGGTTGCCAACAATCAGGCGCAGTGGGAATTACATATAAAAACTCCCGAAGCCGGAGGACCTTTCACCATTTCTATAAAAGGATATAATGAAGTTGTTTTAAAGAACATTTTGATTGGTGAAGTTTGGGTTTGTGCCGGACAATCCAACATGGAAATGTCTGCAAGCTGGGGAATTGACAACGGCGAAGAAGAAATGAAAAATGCGACGAATGCTAATATTCGCTTTTTTACAGTTCCGAAATTAACCGCTGTAACTCCACAAAATAACCTATCAGGAAATTGGACAGAATCGACTCCTGAAACCATGAAATATTTTAGTGCGATTGGTTACTTTTTTGCCAAACGTTTGCAGCAAGATTTAAAAAACATTCCCATCGGATTAATTTCATCCAATTGGGGCGGAACTCCGGCTGAAATCTGGATGCCGGAAGAAGTGGTTCAAAACGATCCTGTTTTATTAGAAAATGCCAAAAAACTAAACGAACAAGAATACGGACCACGCCAGCCCGGACGCGCTTATAATGCGATGATTTATCCAATTACAGGTTTTAAAATTGCCGGAACTTTATGGTATCAGGGAGAATCGAATGTTGGTTCATTAGTGTATGATAAAACATTATCGGCTTTAATTGCTTCATGGCGAAAAGCCTGGCAAGACGAATTTCCGTTTTATTTCGTGCAGATTGCGCCATATAAAACCGGTAGCAATAATTTCTCAAATGTTATTGTAAGAGATTCCCAAAGAAAAATCCTGAAAGAAATTCCAAAAACCGGAATGGTTTTAACAAGCGATATTTCGGATACAATTGATATTCATCCAAAGAATAAAAAAGATGTTGGAATTCGTTTGGCAAATCTGGCTTTGGCCGACACTTATCCCGAAGTTTCAGGACTAAATTCTAATTTGGTGAATGGTCCGCTTTACAGAGATTTTAAAGTGGATAAAAATAAAATAATCGTTTCGTTTGATTATGCAGAAGGATTGTATTTTAAAAACAAAACTTCAAATCAATTTGAATTATCCGGAGCCGATGGAGTTTTCTATCCCGCAGAAGCTTCTATAAAAAATAATCAGGTGATTTTGGTGAGTAAAAAAGTTACGACTCCTGTAAAAGTGAGATTTGCGTGGGGAAATACAATACAATCTGATTTGTTTAATAAGGCTAATTTACCGGCTTCTTGTTTTATTACTGAATAA
- a CDS encoding SGNH/GDSL hydrolase family protein, which yields MFLKKIILLISFLLISLISTSQNKTTNYLYAGRVEKLQNDSVILIGTASSVSFNFTGNNCAISLQSIDSYEHHNYVSLVLDGKYIGKIKIEKGAAQSFPIKITSNKKIHNLTIYKTTEAHSGGILFGGTTAKLTSISAKKKKKIEFIGDSITCGAASDPSDIPCDKGEYFDHHNGYYAYGPVLSRAIDVDYLMSSVSGIGMYRNWNDENKEEAIMPDVYQNLYLTKDNSKPKYDFAFQPDIISIALGTNDFSGGDGKKERLPFNVEKYVSNYINFIKMLYVHNPKGQIVITNSPMVNGQNAVVFEDCLNKVKNAFAEDKTHKPIQIFKFKPMTPKGCSGHPDIADHKVLANEYAPFLKKLLNEK from the coding sequence ATGTTTCTTAAAAAAATTATACTTTTAATTTCGTTTTTGTTGATTTCGCTGATTTCGACTTCACAAAATAAAACCACAAACTATTTATATGCCGGACGTGTTGAAAAACTTCAAAATGATAGTGTTATTTTGATAGGAACGGCTTCTTCGGTTTCATTTAATTTTACCGGAAATAATTGTGCAATTTCTCTGCAAAGTATTGATTCATATGAACATCATAATTATGTTTCTCTGGTTTTAGACGGAAAATATATTGGTAAAATAAAAATTGAAAAAGGTGCGGCACAATCTTTCCCAATAAAAATTACTTCAAATAAAAAGATCCATAATCTTACCATTTATAAAACGACAGAAGCGCATAGCGGCGGAATTCTATTTGGGGGAACAACCGCAAAACTAACTTCAATTTCTGCAAAAAAGAAAAAGAAAATTGAGTTTATTGGAGATTCTATAACTTGTGGAGCAGCAAGTGATCCATCTGATATTCCGTGTGATAAAGGAGAATATTTTGATCATCATAATGGATATTATGCTTACGGACCGGTACTTTCGAGAGCAATTGATGTTGATTATTTGATGAGCTCTGTTTCAGGAATTGGAATGTATAGAAACTGGAACGACGAAAATAAAGAGGAAGCGATTATGCCGGATGTGTATCAGAATTTATATTTAACAAAAGACAATTCTAAGCCTAAATATGATTTTGCTTTTCAGCCGGATATTATAAGTATTGCGTTAGGGACTAATGATTTTTCGGGAGGAGATGGTAAAAAAGAACGTTTGCCTTTTAATGTCGAAAAGTATGTTTCGAATTACATCAATTTTATAAAAATGCTTTACGTGCATAACCCAAAAGGACAAATTGTAATTACAAACAGCCCGATGGTAAACGGACAAAATGCAGTTGTTTTTGAAGATTGTCTTAATAAAGTGAAAAACGCTTTCGCGGAAGATAAAACACATAAACCAATTCAGATTTTTAAATTCAAACCTATGACGCCTAAAGGTTGTTCAGGGCATCCTGATATTGCAGATCATAAGGTTTTAGCGAATGAATATGCTCCATTTTTAAAAAAGCTGCTAAATGAAAAATAA
- a CDS encoding C40 family peptidase: MKSTIYILFAIFFLSCSFTSKENKTVIDPVQKTSANVDRDLLVLYAKQYLGTPYLYAGNDPKKGFDCSGFVSYVFKNFDIDLPRSSGSYKNLGTALKPEDFKVGDILVFYGYQDKTIIGHLGIICEANGMQSKFIHASSGKVNSVTITSLDTEHYTKRFYKCIDVISK; encoded by the coding sequence ATGAAATCGACCATTTATATACTATTTGCAATATTCTTTTTATCGTGTTCCTTTACATCAAAAGAAAATAAAACGGTAATTGATCCAGTTCAAAAAACATCTGCAAATGTTGATAGGGATTTACTGGTACTTTACGCTAAACAATATTTAGGAACGCCTTATTTATATGCCGGAAATGATCCTAAGAAAGGTTTTGACTGTTCTGGATTTGTGAGTTACGTTTTTAAAAATTTTGATATTGATTTGCCCAGAAGTTCGGGCAGCTACAAAAATTTAGGAACCGCATTGAAACCCGAAGATTTTAAAGTGGGAGATATTTTAGTTTTTTATGGCTATCAGGACAAAACTATTATTGGTCATTTGGGAATTATTTGCGAAGCAAACGGAATGCAGTCAAAATTTATACATGCTTCATCAGGAAAAGTAAATAGCGTAACGATCACTTCACTTGACACAGAACATTATACAAAACGTTTTTATAAATGTATTGATGTAATTTCTAAATAA
- a CDS encoding DUF1573 domain-containing protein: MKIIKISMLSLALGLMSFSAIAPVQAIVSTEEITAITASTLVWKAETVDVGEIPQGTPKAIVYEFKNTGKTAVVITNVVGSCGCTATDYTKEPILPGKSAKITATYNAANKGAFAKTVTVTTSAEATPKTLTLKGTVI, encoded by the coding sequence ATGAAAATCATTAAAATTTCAATGTTATCTTTAGCTTTAGGATTAATGTCATTCTCAGCAATAGCGCCAGTTCAGGCAATAGTTTCTACAGAAGAAATTACTGCAATCACAGCTTCAACATTAGTTTGGAAAGCAGAAACAGTAGATGTAGGTGAAATTCCGCAAGGAACTCCAAAAGCAATTGTTTACGAATTTAAAAATACAGGAAAAACAGCCGTTGTAATTACTAATGTAGTAGGATCTTGCGGTTGTACAGCAACAGATTATACAAAAGAACCAATTTTACCGGGTAAATCTGCAAAAATAACAGCTACTTACAATGCAGCAAATAAAGGTGCATTTGCAAAAACAGTAACTGTAACAACAAGCGCCGAAGCAACACCAAAAACCCTTACCTTAAAAGGAACGGTTATCTAA